A window of Coleofasciculus chthonoplastes PCC 7420 genomic DNA:
AACTCAACTGCGTGAAGACGCACTAGATTTGCTGGAACGTGTACTTGGTAAATTTCCAGACGGCGTAAGCCTCTCTACACTGAAAAACGAAATGCTTGAGATTGACTCGGCATTTGATGAGCATAACTTGGGGTTTGGCGGATTTATGAAATTCCTCCAAAGCGCACCTGAGATAGTCAAACTATATCAAGTTAAACAAACTTGGCACGCAAAAGCTGAAGAAACTGGAGATGAATCTAATAAAGTTTCCCCAACAACAGCAAACTCAGAAATTGCTTTGGCAGAACCTACCGTTGACTTATATAAGCGTCTCTTACGCAAGAGTAGTTGGAGATCATGCGAATCATCTTTTCTCTGCGATGCTTTGGGTAAATTGAGAGAACGTTATCCCGATGGTTTTACTAGGAGCGAAGAGTTTGAGTATTTAATTAAAGTATTCGGACACAATCGGACTCGTGGGGAACTACGTTCTGCGATCTACCTGCTTTACAAAGCTGGCTATGTAATACAACAATCGCAGAAGCAGAATGACGAATATATTTGCATAGCCAATTCCCCTGAATGTGAGCGTTTAATGTCAAAAAAGATAGATACAGTATTGATAAATCGACTTGTTAAACTTTGCCAATTACACAATACAGCTTTTGTCCCTGAAATTGTAACTCAGCTTTTAATCAATTCCTACCCT
This region includes:
- a CDS encoding NYN domain-containing protein, whose product is MAEKVAIFLDVENLSGWLKVDGGEALLERANELGRVVVRRAYGDFSIASVSVRQPELNLLGFEFVHVYHPVKGKNSADIQIVVDVMEYLARIPDLEWVVLATGDSDFSPLFRRLRELGKSVVGVGPRSALSEAVKKSCNRFIYIDEESTTNGVSASLKTTQLREDALDLLERVLGKFPDGVSLSTLKNEMLEIDSAFDEHNLGFGGFMKFLQSAPEIVKLYQVKQTWHAKAEETGDESNKVSPTTANSEIALAEPTVDLYKRLLRKSSWRSCESSFLCDALGKLRERYPDGFTRSEEFEYLIKVFGHNRTRGELRSAIYLLYKAGYVIQQSQKQNDEYICIANSPECERLMSKKIDTVLINRLVKLCQLHNTAFVPEIVTQLLINSYPKEQIKDLIVNT